ggttccacaACTGAAACTGTAATTCTAACAGTTATAGTTTtagactggaactggaactgtaattccaAAGGTTTAtgattctagaactggaactggaactgaaataacaagctggtactggaacaacactagtgcACTGACcatagaccgtattccaaatgacgtcaTGAAATAAAATGGCTGTGGCTATTTGGGGTATTCTAACAACTTCGAGTGAGAGTTCCAATATGGCTTAATAAGATTTAAAACACTATTCAATcctggaagaagatattgacAACAGGTATAGTTATAAGGGTATAAAACCTATTCTCTAATGCCGGGTTAgaattttcagctggttttcaaagtttagaagaaatactattatttatttgctgtattaaCCAAACCTGCAAGTTTCGTATCAATATCTTGTCTGTTAACCTTTATATCAAGCTTAGAAATCTCAATCACCATTGGTGATAATACTCGAAACTAtaagagtcccccaaatagaaaattcGTGTGATGTCATTTGGAATACGATCTATTAGTATTGCATCATTTGCAGCTTTTCTGTGTATATACATTTGCAGTGTCAAAGCACACATTTATACTTAAAATGTGGTTTCAACAAATTTCACTGTCTTCTTCCAGAAACATATGCATTTTTTTGAAGTATGTGAAACTAGCAATATTTCAATGAAATCACAAAAATGGCTGTACctcattttttttaaaatgggCTACTGACTATGAATTGTTGGGAGTTTTCGTCTGCCACAAAACTCAAAagttatttatttttaatttttttttaattataaggctttacagcacaagtgctgaaggtctgcaggacacctggttgtacagcctgtttaaagttgttacataaagtgtgtttgaaaaggtgtagaaaggagaaaaaatccatgaccgGACCTAGGCGGCCTCAAACCtacagccatccaattaatgctcaaacacttacaggagtctgccaggtggtcaggatgttttctccttgtcaatttcaagtatatatatatatatatatatatatatccataggaactctaaagagtgacttattatctcaaagtagcTATTATAAAACTAGATATGAAACCATAAATTATACAAATCGTAAGATAATAGTGGTTGTTATCATGGCAACCTGTGTACAAATAAGTACAGATAATGGGAATAATCATGTATAACTTGCATCAGAAAGCCATTAagtgcttactaagagctgaaaattgcattgcaatagcataatagtacaaaaagttatgagtgatgaaagttaaaaaaaaaagcaaaaatcatgtgcccacatgccctattctcacaggcccagtcacataatcTATTGATGTTTGGATGCTACATACAGCAGTACAGTTTCATTCTGTGCTTTTGTTCCACCTGTAGAACATATGTGAACTTATACGTGCAGTGATCTGAGCaacatagtgttgttttagtaaagagttttagttttagttatagctaatttctttaataattttagttttagtaatccttcttaattcattttagttatagatttagttatggttatattgtctttgctgttttggttttagttatagttttagttatcttccttgattcttttttagttttagatttagctTTAGTAAACTATTCTGCTGTTTTTTAGTtattgttttagttttagttaactagtACATATTtcccttactaaaagtacttttagttatagttaactagAACAACAATGATTAGCTGATATTAAAATTCACATAATGGCCGATACTGATAACTGTTTATGTTCACCACTTTATTTTTTGTCTTAATTTTATGAAAACAGTATCACCATCGGCAAATTTATCTGCTAATacttaccgataccgatattggctGATAAACTAGTTTCTGATTATTTTCTGATTAATAggtctgcatcaaatatgccagcataataaaagcataataataggctggagtgtcATTCCAGCAATTAGGTGGGTATTTCAAATTAATCCATGAAtatagatcaatactccctaatagagcagtcagtggaaactacaATTGAGCACTCAAATGAtaatcgatactctctaatagaacagtcactttgtagtgaagtactctaatagagcagtcactttgtagtgaagtactctaatagaacagtcattttgtagtgaagtactctaattgagcattcaCCGATTGAAATTCTTCCAAGAAAATTGTAAAGAAATATTGactttggagcataatgggaacactgaagagcataacaggtgaaaattttgggaaatttctGAAAGCATTATTTTGGGCATATTTGACTGATAaattggtacatctctaatcgtgagactggtttttttttttattgaaACTGGTTTCTAgtcaatatttttttttgttaccAAGTGCGAACTTCCATaaccctaatatacagtgctactgtactgtatgatactcatATGTATTTAAATCTCACTCATTTTTACTTTAGGCGTCACTCCAAGTGCACTTTATAGGTGAGGTCTCTCAAGTCCTGTACCTTAGGGCACTACCAGTTAAAATCTAGGATAAAGGTGTGTACATTGCCCGTGCAATAGACATCGTTGATGCAACTAAATCAACTGTTTGCTGTTTAAGGATGTACATGTGGTATCCTGCAGCCCATGAGGTCCCCTCTCGTTGAGAGCTTTATATATTTTGCTTGTAAAAAATTGCAAAATCTGTAGGCTACTATGGTTAATTGTTCCTCTCCATTTTTAGTTAATAGAGCACTGTTCGGTGCTGATTGGTTTTTAATGAGTATAGATCACTGAGAACTTCCAGAAACTGCAATGCATGAGATAGAAACCATGTGTGAGAATACAATCCTATGTGTGCCACAGTGTGTCTCACATGTGAGGTATCTGGACTAGTTTACCTACTAGATCTTCTATCCATAAAAATTAGAGATAAAGTAAAGCTACCTAAAGATCTACAACTGAAGTAGAAGGGAGTTAACACTATTAGAGTGTATGCTCTAAATCAATTATTGGTAcacatattttaaaaattcacaTGGATTAGTATCATCATGTTTACTGTTCTTATTAGTAAATGATAACTACATCTGCTATTATCTGTGCATACACACATGAACATCCAATGTCACCTTTGTAAAGTAGATTATTACTATATCACAAAACAGTGGTGAGTTAGACACTGTGGAATACACAAAACCTATAGACTTGATGATGAAGACTTCATTAAATTCACAAACAAGCTTGTTAATGGAGCCCCTGTATCCCAGATACTAAGCTAATCATAAGTGTTCTTATTAAAAGATAAATGTATGCAAATATGCATGGACATACCAGTGACCATAATGGGAAACACTAGCAAAATTACAACTTGATCCTCACGGATGCTTGCAGTTCATGAAACACCTTATGCATACAATCCACCTTAGTACTGCTATAATGTACACAAGGGTCCATAATACTGAGATTAGTATGGAATCTTGGTACTTTCTGCATAAATTAACATGTTATCAACTTATGTAATATATGAATGATGATGCTATGAATTTGATTTAGTGTAGCCCTTCGGCTGTACATAACCAGTCATTCCTTTACCGCCAACATTACAAGTACCTACACCAACCTGAATGGGAGGGAACATAACATGTGACAGTAGTACAATATACATACACCGCGTACCTTTCCGTGTATTGAGTCTGGAACTGCAAAGATGCTTCGCTTTTGTTTGCCTCCAATTGGAGCTCCTTTCTTGCCTGATCGGTGAGCAAATTCCTTCCATCTTAATTTCTCCTTCTCTCTGGCATCCTCAATCTCTTGTAGTCGGGTCACCTTCTTCTGCACTTTCTTCTTCCGTAGTTCTTGAAGCTCCTTCTTGTGTTGTCTAGAAGGTACAAGTACatcatacacatacacacaatttaCAGTAAACTCACTTGGTTGTTTTGGCTCTAGCAATATCATTAGGATTCTTCTTCCGATCATGCCCAGCAGAAGTATAAATGTCACCCACTCCAGCTGGCTTAACATCAATgtactacaccacacacaacaAAGAACAATGTAAAGTGCCCATACCACCACACAAATAGTTGCAATGCTAcacatatagtatgttcacgttgagctgaatcctgaaaaacagctaaaaattaaaagtggattttttctcaacagagttaacatttcagctaaccagatgattattggtaacagcaaaggtgtcaacaacagacacgtacggtttggctccattacaagttcgggaaagggctgtaatggacactgtacttatatggcttccccacaggaaatgtattgtgaaaattttgattggccataaatattatgtcaaagatttgaacaaaaagattttgaaatatttttagcggatcaagcagtactacaaatgagccaaatttcaagatcatgtgtaattgcatccatgagttattagatgtttttgaggattcagctcaacgtgaacatactatagttttgGACACAATCAAAGTACTATTGCAGAAAATGGGTCTAAATAATGTCCTTGTACCATGAGTGGACGGGGCCAAGGGATACAACCATGTACAACAGTGCCACACAAACAACACCAGCTGAAATGCTTGGATGCCAAAGAGCTATGGAACGAGCCAGTTTTGCTATACTCACCCACTCATATACTACTGTTACTAGCATTCACCCTTAGCTTTACTTCACACTTATAGAACAACAAAAGATGACAAAATGATACTTGCAGGGTGATGTACGTAACTCAACAGGAGAGTTGATTTGTGACTAATACCGGGTCTCATTTATAGTTTTGATAACTTACTCTCACAGTTTCTAAACTATCGTAGCCATCAAAGATGACTTTACATGTGGAACGATCATCTGACACTCCAAGAATTCTGGCCGAATAGTACTTGCTGTTCTTCCATAGTGCCTGACATTTGTCACCAACCTTCCAGTTGTACTGAACGTCACTTTTAGCAAGACTGTCCTGACTCCTGGCTGATGGCTATACAGTACAAATTGCAATATGAATGAAATATAGTTGAAAGATACATTAATGTTATTTGGTATCTGgggtgtgttctattagagtacttgaatAAAATGGAACCTCCCAAAATATTGTTGAAGTGGGCCTTAAAGGGTGGTTATACTGGCTAACAAATTTTTATCCAAGAACACTGCAATAGACAATGAGACTGGATAGAAGGTACATAAAATGGACTTCTTTTAGGGTAATAGAAGCAAAATAGCACTCACAGGTCACTAATTCAtattgcttaattacttacaacaAAGGAGGTCTCTCCCATTACAC
The nucleotide sequence above comes from Dysidea avara chromosome 3, odDysAvar1.4, whole genome shotgun sequence. Encoded proteins:
- the LOC136249796 gene encoding survival of motor neuron-related-splicing factor 30-like, giving the protein MSEDAAQLRESLATYQVQLQQVEAALTNEPDSEELKKLKTDLEEVVKLTEDLVKIAPEPSARSQDSLAKSDVQYNWKVGDKCQALWKNSKYYSARILGVSDDRSTCKVIFDGYDSLETVRYIDVKPAGVGDIYTSAGHDRKKNPNDIARAKTTKQHKKELQELRKKKVQKKVTRLQEIEDAREKEKLRWKEFAHRSGKKGAPIGGKQKRSIFAVPDSIHGKVGVGTCNVGGKGMTGYVQPKGYTKSNS